A window of the Glaciimonas sp. CA11.2 genome harbors these coding sequences:
- a CDS encoding dimethylarginine dimethylaminohydrolase family protein — protein MTYAGYDTAQAGIEKSELVEANVASTLSATKSTYLMCAPDYFEVAYVINPWMAGNIAHADHDVASLQWEQLVSEIASVAIVQQIPAKAGVPDLVFTANGGVVRGNKVVLSRFRHVERQAEESHFEHWFAAHGFEVLKLASHLPFEGAGDALLDRHDDLLWFGHGHRSDVACAEPLSQLLDVEVQPLRLVDARYYHLDTCFCPLEGGEVMYFPDAFDAASQIAIAARVPPHRRLIVSADDALHFACNSVNCGQHIFLNCASVALVNVLTEHGYIVHQTPLTEFLKAGGAAKCLTLKLNEPVPCQQTIPSVIRLVDAVDCQE, from the coding sequence ATGACTTACGCCGGATATGACACGGCGCAAGCGGGCATCGAAAAAAGTGAATTGGTCGAAGCCAATGTCGCTAGCACGTTGAGCGCCACAAAATCAACTTACTTGATGTGTGCGCCAGATTACTTTGAAGTCGCATACGTCATCAATCCGTGGATGGCGGGCAATATTGCGCATGCCGACCACGATGTTGCCAGTTTGCAATGGGAACAATTGGTCAGTGAAATTGCCTCCGTTGCCATCGTTCAACAGATTCCTGCCAAAGCTGGCGTGCCTGACCTCGTGTTCACCGCTAACGGCGGCGTAGTACGGGGAAATAAAGTGGTGCTCTCCCGATTTCGCCATGTTGAACGACAAGCGGAAGAAAGTCATTTCGAACATTGGTTTGCGGCGCACGGATTTGAAGTGTTAAAACTGGCATCACATTTACCATTTGAAGGGGCGGGGGACGCCTTGTTAGACCGTCATGATGACTTGTTGTGGTTTGGACACGGCCATCGCTCTGACGTGGCTTGCGCAGAACCGCTTTCTCAACTGTTGGACGTTGAAGTACAACCACTGCGTTTGGTCGATGCGCGGTATTATCATCTTGATACCTGTTTTTGCCCGCTTGAGGGCGGCGAAGTGATGTATTTCCCGGACGCTTTTGATGCTGCATCACAGATAGCTATTGCGGCCCGTGTTCCCCCGCATCGACGTTTGATTGTCAGCGCAGACGACGCCTTGCATTTTGCATGCAATAGTGTCAATTGCGGCCAACACATTTTTCTTAATTGTGCATCGGTGGCGTTGGTTAATGTGCTCACAGAGCATGGCTACATCGTGCACCAAACACCACTCACCGAATTCTTAAAAGCAGGAGGCGCGGCTAAATGTCTCACTTTAAAACTAAATGAACCTGTGCCGTGCCAACAAACCATCCCTTCAGTTATCAGGCTAGTGGATGCTGTCGATTGCCAGGAATGA
- a CDS encoding 4-oxalocrotonate tautomerase family protein — MPILTVLLSTPPIAITSAKVAQSLSQLTADILHKKPELTSIAISHVDPAHWFVGGESLHAQHKTSFFLAIRITDETNTADEKAAYIAAVFNAMADLLGDLHHESYVHVHDARAAAYGYGGLTQQQRAVVAKL; from the coding sequence ATGCCCATACTTACTGTACTTCTATCAACTCCGCCAATTGCCATAACGTCGGCCAAGGTTGCGCAATCGCTTTCGCAATTGACTGCGGACATTTTGCATAAGAAACCGGAGCTTACCTCGATTGCTATTTCGCACGTCGATCCGGCCCATTGGTTTGTCGGGGGAGAGAGTTTGCACGCGCAACACAAAACCAGCTTCTTTTTGGCTATTCGTATCACCGATGAAACGAATACGGCTGATGAAAAAGCCGCCTATATCGCCGCAGTATTCAATGCAATGGCAGATTTGCTCGGCGATTTGCATCATGAAAGTTATGTACACGTGCACGATGCACGCGCCGCGGCATACGGTTATGGCGGCTTAACGCAGCAACAAAGGGCCGTGGTCGCAAAACTGTAA
- the rocD gene encoding ornithine--oxo-acid transaminase: MKNPAIALENRYSAHNYSPLPVVLSSGRGVWLMDETGKHYLDMMSAYSAVSFGHSNPTLVAALTRQANRLAVTSRAFYTDQLGPFLQLLCEMTGQPKALPMNSGAEAVETALKAARKWGHKVKGIPDNSAEIIVCKGNFGGRTTTIIGFSSEPQYRDGFGPFPSGFVSIPFGDAAALEAAITPRTAAFLVEPIQGEGGIIVPPDGYLAACREICTRHNVLLICDEVQTGLGRTGKLLACDHENVVPDGLILGKALGGGLLPVSAFLAREDVMAVFTPGDHGSTFGGNPLAAAVGHAALSLLRDDHLAAAADRMGQRLQSGLRAMSHPAIRAVRGKGLLIGMELDPSIISARAFCEILLELGMLSKDTHETVVRFAPPLIISASEIDTGLNIIRKALEAIPSVTAPAERSYA; the protein is encoded by the coding sequence ATGAAAAACCCAGCCATCGCACTAGAAAATCGCTACAGTGCGCATAACTATTCACCTTTGCCTGTCGTTCTCAGCAGCGGGCGCGGCGTGTGGCTTATGGACGAAACAGGCAAGCATTATCTCGACATGATGTCCGCCTATTCGGCAGTCAGTTTCGGTCACAGCAATCCCACTTTAGTCGCAGCCTTAACCCGTCAGGCCAACCGGCTCGCCGTGACTTCCCGTGCGTTTTATACCGATCAACTCGGCCCATTTTTGCAGTTGCTGTGTGAAATGACCGGACAACCCAAAGCGCTGCCGATGAATAGCGGTGCAGAAGCTGTCGAAACCGCGCTTAAGGCCGCGCGGAAATGGGGCCACAAGGTGAAAGGAATTCCTGATAACAGTGCCGAAATCATCGTCTGCAAGGGTAACTTTGGGGGACGCACCACGACTATTATCGGATTTTCATCCGAGCCGCAATATCGTGACGGTTTTGGTCCGTTTCCGTCAGGCTTTGTATCAATACCGTTTGGCGATGCAGCAGCGCTGGAAGCGGCAATTACACCGCGAACAGCCGCTTTTTTGGTCGAGCCAATTCAAGGTGAGGGCGGTATTATCGTCCCGCCCGATGGCTACCTCGCTGCGTGCAGAGAAATTTGTACACGCCATAATGTCCTCCTTATTTGCGATGAAGTGCAAACCGGATTGGGTCGTACCGGCAAGCTACTGGCTTGCGACCACGAAAATGTCGTACCGGACGGCCTGATTCTGGGCAAAGCGCTAGGTGGCGGCTTGTTGCCAGTATCGGCATTTTTGGCACGAGAAGACGTCATGGCCGTGTTTACACCGGGCGACCACGGCAGCACTTTTGGCGGCAATCCGTTGGCCGCTGCGGTTGGTCACGCCGCGCTATCGTTGCTGCGCGATGACCATCTGGCGGCAGCCGCTGACCGCATGGGACAGCGCTTGCAAAGCGGCTTGCGCGCGATGTCGCATCCGGCCATCCGTGCAGTGCGCGGCAAAGGGTTGCTGATCGGGATGGAACTGGACCCGTCCATTATTTCGGCCCGCGCATTTTGTGAAATATTGCTGGAGTTAGGCATGTTGTCAAAGGACACGCATGAAACCGTGGTGCGGTTTGCGCCGCCGTTGATAATTAGCGCCAGCGAAATAGACACCGGACTCAACATCATTCGTAAGGCACTCGAAGCAATACCATCGGTCACCGCGCCAGCGGAACGGAGCTACGCATGA
- a CDS encoding LysR family transcriptional regulator has product MDQLAAMRAFRRVVENGSFTAAAAELNQSHTIVSRQIRQLEIELGAQLLNRTTRRFSLTEAGQEYYERCKQILNQLDDAAEAISSHQARPSGTLRINAPQAFGTIELSSWLPTFVMAHPQLRVDLVCNDRFVDLIEEGFDVALRLAHDLADSTLIARRLAVSDLLLVASPDYLQRNGIPQNPLELATHNCLIYSLASKPSLFTFTATDGTSHPVAVRGNLQANTGIALRSAALAGLGIAATASFIVHEDLRRGALVHVLPSFTLKPRELYVLYPQNRHLSPKVRAFVEFASDWYRTPRW; this is encoded by the coding sequence ATGGATCAATTGGCGGCGATGCGTGCCTTTCGGCGGGTGGTGGAAAATGGCAGTTTTACCGCTGCCGCGGCTGAACTCAACCAGTCGCACACCATCGTTTCACGACAAATACGCCAGCTTGAAATTGAGCTGGGTGCACAGTTGCTCAATCGTACTACGCGCCGCTTTTCGCTAACCGAGGCAGGGCAGGAATATTACGAGCGATGCAAACAAATACTTAATCAACTGGATGACGCGGCAGAAGCCATATCTTCCCATCAGGCGAGGCCGTCCGGCACGCTGCGCATCAACGCACCGCAAGCATTTGGCACCATCGAACTGTCAAGTTGGCTGCCGACATTTGTGATGGCTCATCCACAGTTACGGGTGGATTTGGTCTGTAACGACCGTTTTGTTGATCTCATTGAGGAGGGCTTCGATGTCGCGCTGCGTCTGGCGCATGACTTGGCAGACTCGACCCTCATCGCTCGGCGACTTGCAGTAAGTGATTTACTGTTAGTGGCTTCTCCCGACTATCTTCAGCGGAATGGCATTCCACAAAATCCGCTGGAACTGGCGACCCACAATTGCCTGATATATTCTCTCGCCTCGAAGCCAAGCCTATTCACTTTCACGGCAACCGATGGAACGTCGCATCCGGTTGCGGTGCGCGGCAACTTGCAAGCCAACACCGGTATTGCGCTTCGTTCGGCAGCGCTCGCCGGTTTGGGTATCGCTGCAACCGCCTCTTTTATCGTGCATGAAGATTTACGTCGCGGCGCTTTGGTGCACGTATTGCCGTCATTTACGTTAAAGCCACGTGAGTTGTATGTGCTGTATCCACAAAATCGTCATCTTTCGCCGAAGGTGCGCGCTTTTGTGGAGTTTGCGAGTGACTGGTATCGGACGCCACGCTGGTAG
- the metH gene encoding methionine synthase, whose amino-acid sequence MKPVVNQISPTETHLRQLLSQRILILDGAMGTMIQQYKLTEEDYRGGPVGRFIGFQGPGRELFVKGNNELLSLTQPHIISEVHEQYLAAGADLIETNTFGATTVAQDDYHMAHLAYEMNVASARLARAACDKYSTPDKPRFVAGALGPTPKTASISPEVNDPAARNVTFDQLVAAYLDQTRALVEGGADVLLVETIFDTLNCKAALFAIDTFFEESGLRLPIMISGTVTDASGRILSGQTVPAFWNSIRHANPLTVGLNCALGAALMRPYAEELSKIADTFVCIYPNAGLPNPMSDTGFDETPDVTSSLLKDFAESGFVNIAGGCCGTTPDHIKAIADTVASIAPRVVPETTHEMRLSGLEPFTIDDSSLFVNVGERTNVTGSKAFARLILNEQYDEALAVARQQVENGAQIIDINMDEAMLDSLAAMTRFLNLIASEPDIARVPIMIDSSKWSVIEAGLKCVQGKAIVNSISMKEGLPEFIRQATLCRRYGAAVIVMAFDEKGQADTYERKIEICKRAYDILVEQVGIPPEDIIFDPNIFAIATGIEEHNNYAVDFINATRWIHQNLPYAKISGGVSNVSFSFRGNDPAREAIHTVFLYHAIKAGMTMGIVNAGMMGVYDSLPAELRERVEDVVLNRRDDATERMIEIASTLKAGAKKEEETLEWRSGTVQQRLSHALVQGITQWIVEDTEEARQELLDNGGRPIHVIEGPLMDGMNVVGDLFGQGKMFLPQVVKSARVMKQAVAHLIPFIEEEKRLDEERTGIAAKPKGKIVIATVKGDVHDIGKNIVSVVLQCNNFEVVNMGVMVPCSEILAMAKAENADIIGLSGLITPSLEEMAYVAKEMQRDPYFRSVKMPLLIGGATTSRAHTAVKIAPNYEGPVVYVPDASRSVSVAQSLLTPEQRDQYVAEIAVDYERIRVQHANKKAVPMLKLADARANRTKLDFAPVKPKFIGRRLFKNVDLGTLARYIDWGPFFQTWDLAGPYPAILTDEVVGDAASKVFEEGQALLKKVIDGRWLTANGVIALLPANTVNDDDIEVYTDDTRTQVAFTYYGARQQTVKPIIDGVARPNQCLSDFIAPKSSGIADYIGLFAVTAGIGIEKYEKRFEDAHDDYSSIMLKSLADRLAEAFAEYLHERVRKDLWGYVPTEDLSSEALIKESYSGIRPAPGYPACPEHTVKADMFKVLQCEEIGMLLTESYAMFPGAAVSGFYMAHPESKYFVVGKIGDDQVSDMAKRRDVPKEEIERWMAPNL is encoded by the coding sequence ATGAAGCCCGTCGTCAACCAGATATCTCCTACCGAAACCCATTTGCGGCAGTTATTGTCGCAGCGTATTTTGATACTCGATGGCGCGATGGGCACCATGATTCAGCAATACAAGCTGACGGAGGAAGATTATCGCGGTGGTCCAGTTGGGCGCTTCATCGGCTTTCAAGGTCCCGGTCGCGAATTGTTTGTCAAAGGCAACAACGAATTACTGTCGTTGACCCAACCGCATATCATCAGCGAAGTGCACGAACAGTATCTGGCCGCTGGCGCCGATCTGATCGAGACCAACACCTTCGGTGCGACGACCGTTGCGCAAGACGACTATCACATGGCGCATCTGGCGTATGAGATGAACGTTGCCTCAGCGCGTTTGGCACGTGCCGCCTGCGACAAATATTCGACCCCGGACAAGCCGCGCTTTGTCGCTGGCGCGTTGGGACCGACACCAAAAACCGCGTCAATTTCGCCAGAGGTCAACGATCCGGCGGCGCGTAACGTGACGTTCGATCAACTGGTTGCGGCCTATCTGGATCAAACGCGCGCGCTGGTCGAAGGCGGGGCCGACGTACTCTTAGTCGAAACCATTTTCGACACGCTCAATTGCAAGGCCGCTTTGTTCGCAATTGATACCTTCTTCGAAGAGTCCGGTCTGCGCTTGCCGATCATGATTTCCGGCACCGTCACCGACGCATCGGGACGTATTTTATCGGGCCAGACTGTGCCCGCGTTCTGGAATTCGATTCGCCATGCCAACCCGCTGACCGTGGGCCTCAACTGCGCACTAGGCGCGGCCTTGATGCGGCCGTATGCCGAAGAATTGTCCAAGATTGCTGACACCTTTGTCTGCATCTATCCAAACGCCGGTTTGCCCAATCCAATGAGCGATACCGGGTTTGACGAAACGCCGGATGTGACTTCATCGCTGCTAAAAGATTTCGCCGAAAGCGGCTTCGTCAACATCGCTGGCGGTTGCTGCGGCACCACGCCGGATCATATTAAAGCCATTGCCGATACCGTCGCCAGCATTGCGCCACGCGTTGTTCCCGAGACGACGCACGAGATGCGTCTGTCCGGCCTTGAGCCTTTTACCATCGACGACAGTTCGCTCTTCGTCAACGTTGGTGAACGCACCAACGTCACTGGCTCGAAAGCCTTCGCTCGATTGATTCTTAACGAGCAATACGACGAAGCGCTGGCGGTAGCGCGGCAACAGGTCGAAAACGGCGCTCAGATCATCGACATCAACATGGATGAAGCGATGCTGGATTCGTTAGCGGCGATGACCCGTTTCCTCAACCTGATCGCCTCCGAACCGGACATCGCACGCGTGCCGATCATGATCGATTCGTCGAAGTGGTCGGTGATTGAGGCGGGCTTGAAATGCGTGCAAGGCAAGGCCATCGTCAACTCGATTTCGATGAAAGAAGGCTTGCCGGAATTTATTCGCCAAGCCACATTATGCCGCCGTTATGGCGCTGCGGTAATTGTGATGGCCTTCGATGAAAAAGGTCAGGCCGATACCTACGAACGCAAAATTGAGATATGCAAGCGCGCATACGATATTCTGGTCGAACAGGTTGGCATTCCCCCGGAAGATATTATTTTTGATCCGAATATTTTTGCGATTGCCACCGGTATCGAAGAGCATAATAATTACGCCGTAGATTTTATCAACGCCACGCGCTGGATTCATCAGAATCTGCCGTACGCCAAAATCAGTGGCGGCGTATCGAACGTCAGCTTCAGTTTCCGCGGCAACGACCCGGCGCGTGAAGCAATTCACACAGTATTTTTGTATCACGCGATCAAAGCTGGCATGACCATGGGAATCGTCAACGCCGGTATGATGGGCGTGTACGACAGCCTGCCCGCTGAGTTGCGCGAACGGGTCGAAGACGTGGTGTTGAATCGCCGTGATGACGCGACCGAACGCATGATTGAAATCGCCTCTACTTTGAAGGCTGGCGCCAAGAAGGAAGAAGAAACCCTGGAATGGCGCAGCGGCACGGTGCAGCAGCGCTTGTCGCATGCGTTGGTGCAAGGTATCACGCAATGGATTGTCGAAGATACCGAAGAAGCACGTCAGGAATTGCTGGATAACGGTGGTCGTCCGATCCACGTTATCGAAGGTCCGTTGATGGACGGTATGAACGTCGTCGGTGACTTGTTCGGTCAAGGAAAAATGTTCTTGCCGCAAGTGGTGAAATCGGCACGCGTGATGAAACAAGCGGTTGCGCATTTGATTCCGTTCATCGAAGAAGAAAAACGCCTTGATGAAGAACGCACCGGCATCGCCGCCAAGCCGAAGGGAAAAATCGTTATCGCGACGGTCAAAGGCGACGTCCATGACATCGGCAAAAACATCGTTTCAGTGGTCTTGCAATGTAATAATTTTGAAGTCGTTAACATGGGCGTCATGGTCCCGTGCTCTGAAATTCTGGCAATGGCAAAGGCAGAAAATGCCGACATCATCGGTCTTAGTGGTCTGATCACACCGTCGCTGGAAGAAATGGCCTACGTCGCTAAAGAAATGCAGCGCGATCCTTATTTCCGTAGCGTAAAAATGCCGCTGTTGATTGGCGGTGCAACCACCAGTCGCGCCCATACTGCGGTCAAGATTGCACCTAATTATGAAGGTCCGGTGGTGTATGTGCCGGATGCATCGCGTTCCGTGTCAGTGGCGCAATCGCTGCTGACGCCAGAACAGCGGGATCAATACGTTGCCGAAATCGCCGTTGATTACGAGCGTATTCGCGTCCAGCACGCCAACAAAAAAGCCGTTCCGATGTTGAAATTGGCAGATGCGCGGGCCAATCGTACCAAGTTGGATTTTGCGCCGGTAAAACCGAAATTCATAGGCCGTCGCCTGTTCAAAAATGTGGATCTCGGCACACTTGCTCGCTATATCGATTGGGGTCCGTTCTTTCAAACCTGGGATTTGGCAGGTCCGTATCCCGCCATTTTGACCGATGAAGTGGTTGGCGATGCTGCCAGCAAAGTATTCGAAGAAGGTCAGGCTTTGCTGAAGAAAGTCATTGACGGACGCTGGCTGACAGCCAACGGCGTGATCGCCTTGTTACCGGCAAATACAGTCAACGACGACGACATCGAAGTCTACACAGACGATACCCGTACGCAGGTTGCTTTCACCTACTACGGCGCACGCCAGCAAACGGTAAAACCGATCATTGATGGCGTCGCACGACCAAATCAATGCCTCTCCGATTTCATCGCGCCGAAGTCATCCGGCATCGCCGATTACATCGGCTTGTTTGCAGTCACCGCAGGCATCGGCATCGAGAAATACGAGAAGCGTTTTGAAGATGCGCACGACGATTATTCGTCCATCATGCTGAAGTCATTGGCAGACCGTTTAGCCGAAGCATTTGCAGAATACTTGCATGAACGGGTGCGCAAAGATTTGTGGGGTTATGTGCCGACTGAAGACCTGTCAAGTGAAGCATTGATCAAGGAATCTTATAGCGGTATTCGTCCTGCGCCAGGTTATCCTGCGTGTCCTGAACATACCGTCAAGGCCGACATGTTCAAGGTATTGCAATGCGAAGAAATCGGCATGCTACTCACAGAATCCTACGCGATGTTTCCTGGTGCGGCGGTATCAGGTTTCTATATGGCCCACCCGGAATCGAAGTATTTTGTCGTCGGCAAGATCGGTGACGATCAGGTCAGCGATATGGCGAAACGGCGTGACGTGCCGAAGGAAGAAATCGAACGCTGGATGGCACCGAATCTGTAA
- a CDS encoding Lrp/AsnC family transcriptional regulator gives MEKLDRYDKILLRTLQANGRASNVELSDRVNLSAPQCYRRVQRLEKDGIIRGYAAQVEPAAIGLGVTAFVSLNIAREQFKQVRKVEQAIRAFPEILECYTISGDFDYLLKVVASDLKSLSGFLTDRLMQVPGVAGVKSMVCLEEIKPPSPLPLAD, from the coding sequence ATGGAAAAATTGGATCGATATGACAAAATTTTGTTGCGCACGTTGCAGGCGAACGGGCGGGCGTCTAATGTCGAGTTATCGGATCGGGTCAATCTATCGGCACCGCAATGCTATCGGCGGGTGCAGCGGCTCGAAAAGGACGGCATTATTCGTGGTTACGCGGCGCAAGTAGAACCTGCGGCGATTGGTTTGGGCGTTACGGCATTTGTCAGCTTGAACATCGCGCGTGAGCAGTTCAAACAGGTCCGCAAGGTTGAACAAGCGATTCGCGCATTTCCGGAAATTCTTGAGTGTTACACCATCTCTGGCGATTTTGACTACTTGCTCAAAGTAGTGGCGAGCGATTTGAAATCGCTGTCCGGATTTTTGACCGACCGGTTGATGCAGGTCCCGGGCGTGGCGGGCGTTAAATCGATGGTTTGCCTGGAAGAGATCAAACCACCAAGCCCGTTACCACTTGCAGATTGA